The Ornithinimicrobium faecis region CTGATCTACTCCGGCGAGCGCGGCCGGATCGCCTTCACCGTGCCCCACTTCGGGCGCTATCTGCGCTCGCAGACCTGACGCTGCCCGGTCAGGCCAAACTCTGGACGCGGACCGGAGCCGCAGGGTCGCCCAGCCGTCAACTGAGAGCACCTCCCGGTTCTTAGAGCCTGCCGCGGCAGGCTCCAAGAACCGTTTCCTGCTGTCAGTCCCGGCGGGCAAAGTCTCGCCCGTGTCACCGGGGCGCAAGGATCGTCGGATGCGACAGACCAGCCACGAACCAGCTGGCTACTCCTGCCCGTTCTGTCGTCTCCAGGCTGGTGTCTGGAACGATCGGAACCAGCCCAGCGACGTCGTCGCCGTCACCGATCGTGCTTTCGCTCGCATCGCACCCAAGTGGTGGCCCGCCAATCCGGGGGCAGCTCTGGTCATCCCGCGGCGGCATGTGGAGAACCTCTACGAGATGGACGCTGACGACGGTCATGCGGTGTGGGATCTCACCCAGCAGGTCGCGACGGCGATGCGCGTCGCCTATGGCTGCGAGGGGACCTCCACCCGACAGCACAACGAGCCAGCAGGTGGTCAAGACGTGTGGCACCTGCACGTCCACGTCTTCCCGCGGTTCGCCGACGACGCCCTCTATCAACGCCACGACGACGCGCGCTGGGTCACTGTTGATGAACGGCGCCCGTTCGCAGACAAGTTGCGCTCCGCCCTGCAGTTGCCGACCACGTTCGCCTGATCGGGCTCATGTTGAAATAGCGGCCGCGAGTTGGTCAGAGGCTGGCTCGTCGGGGCCCGTTGTGCCGGCACTCCCGTGACTGCCATGACGGCGCCGAGGGAGTTGGGCCCTGATGTGGCGGGGAACCTGCCGAGCGGATGAGCACCTCCGCGGGGTGTCCGGTGAGCCCGCTGCGAGCAAGCTATGGGACGTCGAAGCGGTGCGGGATGGTGTCGCTTCCCTCCCGGTGCGGCGTGAAGCCCATGGCCGCGTAGTAGGCCAGTGCGGCGGAGTTGTCGCTGCCGATGCTCGCGTCGATGTGCCTCAGCCCGGCGGCCTTCGCTGCTGCCAGAGACGTGGCGAAGAGACGGCGACCAAGTCCGGTGCGACCAGCCTCAGGGTGGATGTGGGTGCCGATGATCCCCCACCCCTCACCGCCAACGGCACGCTGGGCCACGGACTCACCCCGGCCCCAGGCCAGGTCATGGTCGCTGCGCAACCCAGGTTCAACCCGCTCAGTCAGGTCCGTTATCAGCGCTGGCTTCGGACAGTCTGATCCTCCACGACCTCGGCGACGATCTCCGGAGTTGAGCGGGTGGCCAGATCGTCGAGCTCGGCGATGCTCACCGACTCGGGCAGTTCGGTGGCCTCGCTGTCGTAACGCACCCAACTGCCGCCGGAGTTACCCGAGGTGTATATGCCCGACCAATCGTCGGTGGCGAGCCACCGGTCGCTCACCTGCTCCCCCCGGATGACCCATGGCTTGAGGAAGAGCAGGTACTCGCCGGGCTCACCCAGAAGGGGACTCCCTGACTCGTCGTGGGCAATCGTCGCCACACGCACCTGCTCGGGCCGCTCACCGGCGATCGGCTCGGCAAGTTCGAGCGTCACTACTGCGATGGCCGTGCCTGCAATGGTGTCATGATCGACCACCCCGGTAGACTGGAAAATCCCGATGGTGCTGCTGTCATGAGCCATTTCCTTGAGGCTCGTGTACATCCTTACCCGCGAGAATTCAGCCGACCCATCGCTAGTCGTTTCTTCACTCTGCGGGGTCTGGATGCTGCCCTCCGTAGCGCTCGGCGTCAGGACTTGATCGTGCTCCCCTGTGCCGACACCACTCGACGCGCCAGAACATGCTGTTGCAGCCAGACACAGGATGCCTGCACTTGCCACCCATCGGTATCGTGGAGAACGAGACATCTTGACTCCGATCATCCGTAAATATTCACGACCCCAGCCCGATCATCGGGTCGAGGCGTTGAGTACGACGGGCAAGGCCCCCCAGGGTAGAGCAAATACCAAGGCGTAGGCGTCATTATCGCAATGGGGCGCGAATTATTGCTGTCGCATAATGTTTGACTTGTTTCGTGAGCCAACCCCAACGCGTGGCCGAACTCGTGACCCCAATAGACTTTCCGCTCCGTCGTGCTCCACGATTCTGTATAATCCCGATTCAGCGTTAACTGCATTGACGAGTGACTCCACGTCCCGTTCGATAAGCAGACGGGACCAAGGTTTAGGTTACCCCGGCGATGCATGAGTCCCGCCTATGTGGTATTTCCGTAATAGTTGGCTCGAATGTGGATGTCGGCAGACGTCGCACTAGTTCGGCAGACGTCGCACTAGTCCAGAGAAGCGAGATGTCCGTGTTAAGGCTGTTCCATGAGTACGCGGCACTTGCAGCAGACGTATAGTACGAATGACTCGATGGGATCTGATAGGTAACGCGTGTGTCACTAGATCCCCAGTTACACGACAGGTGGGCCCACTGCGGGCCAGGACCCGCGGCTACATCGGCAACTGCCGCAGGGGTGCCACGTTTGAGTGCGTCTGGGGACACGTCCCCGGCATGGGGCACCACCATGAGGAGCAGCGATACCACGATAGCAGCGGCTGTGCGTGCCATGGGCGAACATTAGTACCGGCCGAACGGAGTGTCAACAACGGGGTGCGGCGAGTCGCGACGGCGATGCGCGTCGCCTATGGCTGCGAGGGGACCTCCACCCGACAGCACAACGAGCCAGCAGGTGGTCAAGACGTGTGGCACCTGCACGTCCACGTCTTCCCGCGGTTCGCCGACGACGCCCTCTATCAACGCCACGACGACGCGCGCTGGGTCACTGTTGATGAACGGCGCCCGTTCGCAGACAAGTTGCGCTCCGCCCTGCAGTTGCCGACCACGTTCGGCTGATCGGGCTCATGTTGAAATAGCGGCCGCGAGTTGGTCAGAGGCTGGCTCGTCGGGGCCCGTTGTGCCGGCACTCCCGTGACTGCCATGACGGCGCCGAAGGAGTTGGGCCCTGATGTGGCGGGGAACCTGCCAAACGGATGAGCACCTCCGCGGGGTGTCCGGTGAGCCCGCTGTGAGCAAGGTATGGGACGTCGAAGCGGTGCGGGATGGTGTCGCTTCCCTCCCGGTGCGGCGTGAAGCCCATGGCCGCGTAGTAGGCCAGTGCGGCGGAGTTGTCGCTGCCGATGCTCGCGTCGATGTGCCTCGGCCTTCGCTGCTGCCAGAGACGTGGCGAAGAGACGGCGACCAAGTCCGGTGCGACCAGCCTCAGGGTGGATGTGGGTGCCGATGATCCCCCACCCCTCACCCACGTCGTAGGGGTTTCCGGGCCACGCCCGCTTGAGTGACTGGAAACCGATCACCCGCCCCTCGCGCTCGGCGACAGTGCACGCGATTCTGTATTCCGGATCGAGGTGTCGCTCGCGAACCAGTGCTGCGTCGGACGCGCTCGCGCGCAGGCCTGCGCGATAGATCGCGTTCTGCACCTCGGCCATGTCCTCAGCGTCAGTGGTCAGCGCGGGCCGTGTCTCAATCATGCGTCCAACGTAATGCCCGATCGGCGGCGTCAGTCTGAGCGAAGAAGCACTTTCAGCCCTCGCCCAGCGACACACTCGCGTGGAAGGATCATCGGGATGCGATCGACCAGCCAGCATCCTTCGACTGAGAGAGATCAGAGATGACACGCTTCGGCCGGGACGACGACCTCACGGCAGCCGAGTTTGACCGGGTGGACCTGACGGGTGCCCGCTTTGAGCGCAGCCGTCTGCGGGGTGTGCGCATCACCTCCAGCGACCTGTCCGGGATGGTGGTGCGCGGCAGTGACGTGATGAATGTCGAGATCGACTCACCCTGGATCGGGGAAGGTGACTTCTTCAGGGTCAACGGCGTCGACGTGATCCCGCTGGTGGAGGCTGAGCTCAACGCTCGCTTCCCCGGTCGCGAACTGCAGCGGGCCGGCGACCCGGCTGGACTTCAGGCTGCCTGGGCCGCACTCCAGGACACCTGGGCCGCCACCCTGGAGTGCGCCGAGTCGATGCCCGCCGGCACGGTGGATGAGTCCGTCGATGGCGAGTGGTCGCTGAGCCAGACGCTGCGGCACCTGGTCATGGCCACCGACACGTGGCTGGGCAAGGCAGTCCTGCGCCTCGAGCAGCCCTATCACCCGCTCGCCCTGGCCAACGAGGGCGCGGCCGAGGACGGCCTCGACATGTCTGTGTTCACCACCAAGACCCCGACGTATGCCGAGGTGCTGGCTGCCCGACGCGACCGGACCACCCTGGTGGGCAACTTCCTCGCCGAGGTGAGCG contains the following coding sequences:
- a CDS encoding HIT family protein — translated: MRQTSHEPAGYSCPFCRLQAGVWNDRNQPSDVVAVTDRAFARIAPKWWPANPGAALVIPRRHVENLYEMDADDGHAVWDLTQQVATAMRVAYGCEGTSTRQHNEPAGGQDVWHLHVHVFPRFADDALYQRHDDARWVTVDERRPFADKLRSALQLPTTFA
- a CDS encoding GNAT family N-acetyltransferase, whose product is MAQRAVGGEGWGIIGTHIHPEAGRTGLGRRLFATSLAAAKAAGLRHIDASIGSDNSAALAYYAAMGFTPHREGSDTIPHRFDVP
- a CDS encoding HIT family protein — its product is MGHHHEEQRYHDSSGCACHGRTLVPAERSVNNGVRRVATAMRVAYGCEGTSTRQHNEPAGGQDVWHLHVHVFPRFADDALYQRHDDARWVTVDERRPFADKLRSALQLPTTFG
- a CDS encoding GNAT family N-acetyltransferase, yielding MLAGRSHPDDPSTRVCRWARAESASSLRLTPPIGHYVGRMIETRPALTTDAEDMAEVQNAIYRAGLRASASDAALVRERHLDPEYRIACTVAEREGRVIGFQSLKRAWPGNPYDVGEGWGIIGTHIHPEAGRTGLGRRLFATSLAAAKAEAHRREHRQRQLRRTGLLRGHGLHAAPGGKRHHPAPLRRPIPCSQRAHRTPRGGAHPFGRFPATSGPNSFGAVMAVTGVPAQRAPTSQPLTNSRPLFQHEPDQPNVVGNCRAERNLSANGRRSSTVTQRASSWR
- a CDS encoding DinB family protein, with product MTRFGRDDDLTAAEFDRVDLTGARFERSRLRGVRITSSDLSGMVVRGSDVMNVEIDSPWIGEGDFFRVNGVDVIPLVEAELNARFPGRELQRAGDPAGLQAAWAALQDTWAATLECAESMPAGTVDESVDGEWSLSQTLRHLVMATDTWLGKAVLRLEQPYHPLALANEGAAEDGLDMSVFTTKTPTYAEVLAARRDRTTLVGNFLAEVSVGTLDEQRQNPWAPQHPETVRSCLHTILEEEWEHHRYAVRDLDVLEQRSEAQ